Part of the Bacillus andreraoultii genome is shown below.
TGCTTTTCGACAAGCAATCCGAATAGTTTATAGAATAGTTCTATCGCTTTAACGTTGCCGCTTTCGGCTCTCTTAACGTGGGCTTTTAGCACGTTAGGAATTACCTCTTTAACGTTTTCTAGCGATTGTTCAACGACCGCTTGTTTGAACGTAGGGTCTTTTCTCCAACGGTGTAATTGACGAACTGAAATACCGCTTTGTTCCGCTATTTCTTCGAAGCTGAATCCCGCTTTATTTGGTTGCGACAATAGCCCAATCGCAATTAATTGTTTTTCGCTGAATTGACGTAAATCAACTTTACTCATAACGAAAACACCCCCAAAGTCGAAATTTTTAATCGGACGTCTACGGAAAGCCTTTTGCGGATATTTTATCGTTTCTCCGAATCGTCGTTTTCCGTTATTTTCCGTTATTTTAAAATCGGCTGGAAACCGCATAAAATCAACGTTTTTCAAAGGTCGATATTTTACGTTTTTCAACGTATTTTATCGTTATTTTGACGTATTTTTCGTTAAATTTTCGAATGTCACTTTTGACGATTTTATAACGATTTTCGGACGTCCTTTTATCGCTATTTATCGTTATTTTATCGTTAAATTATTCGTAAGAAACATATACAACGAAATAATAATTCGTAAATCTACGAATCTATAAACGACAATCTATACGAACAATCTTCGATAATCAATAACGAAATAATCAACGTAGTAATTTAACGAAATATCCAACGAATAATATATATATATATATATATNNNNNNNNNNNNNNNNNNNNNNNNNNNNNNNNNNNNNNNNNNNNNNNNNNNNNNNNNNNNNNNNNNNNNNNNNNNNNNNNNNNNNNNNNNNNNNNNNNNNNNNNNNNNNNNNNNNNNNNNNNNNNNNNNNNNNNNNNNNNNNNNNNNNNNNNNNNNNNNNNNNNNNNNNNNNNNNNNNNNNNNNNNNNNNNNNNNNNNNNNNNNNNNNNNNNNNNNNNNNNNNNNNNNNNNNNNNNNNNNNNNNNNNNNNNNNNNNNNNNNNNNNNNNNNNNNNNNNNNNNNNNNNNNNNNNNNNNNNNNNNNNNNNNNNNNNNNNNNNNNNNNNNNNNNNNNNNNNNNNNNNNNNNNNNNNNNNNNNNNNNNNNNNNNNNNNNNNNNNNNNNNNNNNNNNNNNNNNNNNNNNNNNNNNNNNNNNNNNNNNNNNNNNNNNNNNNNNNNNNNNNNNNNNNNNNNNNNNNNNNNNNNNNNNNNNNNNNNNNNNNNNNNNNNNNNNNNNNNNNNNNNNNNNNNNNNNNNNNNNNNNNNNNNNNNNNNNNNNNNNNNNNNNNNNNNNNNNNNNNNNNNNNNNNNNNNNNNNNNNNNNNNNNNNNNNNNNNNNNNNNNNNNNNNNNNNNNNNNNNNNNNNNNNNNNNNNNNNNNNNNNNNNNNNNNNNNNNNNNNNNNNNNNNNNNNNNNNNNNNNNNNNNNNNNNNNNNNNNNNNNNNNNNNNNNNNNNNNNNNNNNNNNNNNNNNNNNNNNNNNNNNNNNNNNNNNNNNNNNNNNNNNNNNNNNNNNNNNNNNNNNNNNNNNNNNNNNNNNNNNNNNNNNNNNNNNNNNNNNNNNTGCCGCTTTCGGCTCTCTTAACGTGGGCTTTTAGCACGTTAGGAATTACCTCTTTAACGTTTTCTAGCGATTGTTCAACGACCGCTTGTTTGAACGTAGGGTCTTTTCTCCAACGGTGTAATTGACGAACTGAAATACCGCTTTGTTCCGCTATTTCTTCGAAGCTGAATCCCGCTTTATTTGGTTGCGACAATAGCCCAATCGCAATTAATTGTTTTTCGCTGAATTGACGTAAATCAACTTTACTCATAACGAAAACACCCCCAAAGTCGAAATTTTTAATCGGACGTCTACGGAAAGCCTTTTGCGGATATTTTATCGTTTCTCCGAATCGTCGTTTTCCGTTATTTTCCGTTATTTTAAAATCGGCTGGAAACCGCATAAAATCAACGT
Proteins encoded:
- a CDS encoding phBC6A51 family helix-turn-helix protein, whose product is MKNVKYRPLKNVDFMRFPADFKITENNGKRRFGETIKYPQKAFRRRPIKNFDFGGVFVMSKVDLRQFSEKQLIAIGLLSQPNKAGFSFEEIAEQSGISVRQLHRWRKDPTFKQAVVEQSLENVKEVIPNVLKAHVKRAESGNVKAIELFYKLFGLLVEKQEIEQTVSSNEKNNEDLANELEELKSLIDQAKDGE
- a CDS encoding phBC6A51 family helix-turn-helix protein — protein: MKNVKYRPLKNVDFMRFPADFKITENNGKRRFGETIKYPQKAFRRRPIKNFDFGGVFVMSKVDLRQFSEKQLIAIGLLSQPNKAGFSFEEIAEQSGISVRQLHRWRKDPTFKQAVVEQSLENVKEVIPNVLKAHVKRAESG